The sequence TGTGTATCCCAAATTTAAATAAGCTGTCACATACTGGTCTGTTATGTCAATCGCACGATGGAAAGACTCTCGCGCTAGCTCCCATTCCCCGCGATTCGCATGCTCCAACCCAACTAACACATGGGCTTTGCTAAAATTTGGGGCAATAGCGATAGCTTGCTCGAAATACTTCCGATCGGTAGTCAGATCCTGATGGCTCACCAAATCTACATACTGCATCAGCGCGAAATCGTTCCGCGGCGCTGCATCCAGAATGGAACGGATTGAACGGATCGCTTCGGCCACCAATTCCTTTTGCTGCGGATCATTCCCATACATCCGATAAGTAAAAAGTGCAGCCATCATGTTTTTCATCTCGGTCTCATGCTTGAAAATCTGCTGCCGAACGGTTTCGGAATCGCCCAGGGCTTCGAAATGGATGCAATACGGCAATATCGACTCCCGATATTTCAGCAATTCCTGATACACTTCTGGGACCATCTCTTTGGTCGCGACCTTGCTAAATTCAACGATTGGGTGATCATCGCTGTGGCTGATCACTTCTCCAGCAAATTGATCCAGCATCTGACTACCACAGTAGAATGTCGACAAAAATGCCATCGGATCACTCAGATGAATGGCGGCCAGGCTCGCTGCAACTTTGGGCGACTCAATGCGCGCTTTAAGCATTTTCAGATCAATAGGGTAGTACCCTTTGATCCCAATGAGCAATAGATGCTCTGGATTATTGTACCATAGACTGGCATTGGGAAACACTTTAATGAAGCTTTTCACTAGTGCCTGAACTTCTTCCAGATTCATGCCGTAGATGGGCAGCCAGGCAACCAGCAGCCCGTTTTCGTTCAATCGAGCCCGACATAATCGATAGAATTCTTCGGTGTATAAGTTTGGGCTGAATTTGGGATCGACCGAATTGATCGAGATGACATTATATAATTTTCTGGCAGCGAGGATGTAATTTCTCCCATCATTTACGATATAGTTGAACCGCGGGTCATCGAATATTCCTGCGTTTTCGGTGCGAAAATAATCTGCTGTCTGTTTCTCATAATCCACTAGTTCCACACAATCCACCGTTTTGACCACATCGTAATCCAGAAACGAGCGACAGGTGTTACCGAACCCGAAGCCAACCACCAGCACATGTTTCGGATTGGGCGTCAACAGCATCGGCAAATGGGCCAGCATCTTGTGGATAATCATGTCGGAAAATGTGGTATGTGCCGTATTATGGCCATTGACGTTCAGATAGCGAACATTTCTCCCCCAGATGTTGATCTGATCCTTCTTCTCCAGGACGCAGACAGTAGCAGCCGCTGTTTCTTTATGATGGAGCAATCGCGTATCGAAGAATCCAGCAGTCTTGAGAAAAACCGGTCTTGTCGTGAAAGTTGTCGAAGCCAATACCAAAAAAATAACCAGCCCTGCACCAGCGAGGCTATAATACCTGATCGGACTGACAGAAAAATCCTTTTCGAAAAAAAGCACGATGAGGGCGATGATCAGATTGATACATGCCAACAACAGAATGCTCGGATTGAGTCCCAGGATTGGGATAATGATGAATCCAGCCATAAAAGACCCGAAAATGGCCCCGATAGTATTGGCCATATACGCGGTCCCGACTCCTTGTCCAACGGTTGCCACGCTCTCGACATAAATGCGGTTCACAATCGGGAAGGCAGCACCCATGCAGAGAGTTGGAACGATGAGAATTGCAAAAGCTGTAAAGAATAATTGCAATGAAATGCCTGTCCAACTGGTAGATGGCAGAAATTTCGTCAACCAGAGCTGGATTGAATGGAGATGAAGCAGCAACGGGATCGTAGCCAATGCGGCAATTGCAATAATCAACTCAAAAGAGCTGAACCAAACCATGAGCCGATTGAACCGATCCACGTACCGAGCGACTATCAGGCTGCCCAAAGCGATTCCGACCAAAAAGGTCGTCAAAATGATCGTAAACGAATAGGTTGTGGAGCTGACAAAAAAGATCAATGCTCGGGTCCAGACGACTTCGTAGGCCAAGGAGACAAAGCCAGACAATCCGAACAGCCAAAGCACGAGCGCTGCCAGAGGGGCTGGATAGCGACGGATTGCATCGGAGCTTAGCGCTGCTGATTTGGGGCGCAGTTTGGATTGCGGCAGTTTTCCAATGGCCTTTGATTTTTCTTTTCGATCCAAGAGTAGAGCTGTGATTCCGATCACGAGATTGATTGCAATGGCGATCCATAGCGTGAGGTTCACCCCAAACAAGTAGATAAAAAAGAAGCCGGTGCAAAAAGCACCGATAACAGCCCCAGCAGTGTTGAGGCCATAAAGCCGTCCCAGTCGCTGCCCAAAATGACTGGACTGGGTGATCGCAAACTTGCTGATGACTGGAAGCGTTCCACCCATCAGCGTGGTAGGAACGATTAGCACGAGTAGCGAAAGCAGCAATCGGACAATATTAAAAATGAACGGACGGTTGCCTATCAGGCCGAATAGCCATTTGTATAGCGCATCGGAAACGGGCAAGAAGAACACCAGGATCAATATCCCAGCTATGCCAATGCCCAGTTCTAAGTATCCGTAGAGCTTTAGTGGGGATTTGATCCGATCTGAATATTTGCCGAACAAATAACTTCCGATCGCCAGGCCTGCCATAAAAGCGGTGAGGATGCCGCTGGTCGCATAGGTAGTATTCCCAAAAACGAGCACCAGCTTTCTCATCCAAATCAATTGATAAATGAGCCCGGAAACCCCAGAACAAAAAAATAGAATGTAGACGAACTGATGAATCATGGTTATTTCTTGTCCTTTTGTTGATCAATCTCAGCCTGTTGCTGTTTCGAAAGTTGCTCGCCAATTTCTCGGGCCCTTCGAATTGCCTCTGCGCCGATCTCAAGCACAACGGTTTTGATCGCTGGATTCAGTTCAGCAAGCTGGGCTAAATAGCTCTGTTTTGAAAAATCGTACTCCACTTTATAGGCCACAAAATCAAAAATATCGAGTGCCTCACGGGTTTGTTCGAGCGATGGATATTGAATTTGTTTCACACCATAGAACACGCCATTTTCCACCAACGTCTTCGCCAAAAACAAAGCGAGATAATAATAGCCTGGTTCATTGGGATGAACGTGATCCAGCATCAATGAAGGCTCAGGATAATGCTTGCCCGAGAGCTGCCGAAAGAACTGATCAGTATCAGCCAGGATCGCGTGTTCGCTGTTCGCAACCTCGCGACAGATCTGTTGAATGCTCGGCCTGGCGCGAAACGGCAGCGCATCTAATTCCAACGCTCGGGTCAATGCTTGACTGGCGGTCTCATATTCCTCCAAGCGAGCAAAATTCATCCCAATATAATAATGCACATCAGCATAGGAGGAATCAATTTCGTATATTTTCTTCCACACTCCAAGCGCATCATCATAGCGTCGCTCTTCAAATAATCGGCTCGCCTGATTCCGCAGGGTGTCCCATTGGGCCTTTGCTGCGAAATCGTGCTGGTGTGAGAAATGGCTGACAAATGGCGGGAAGGTCAGATTCGAGATCGGCGTACAAACCACAACTTTGATCCCCCGCTCAGAAGCCTTTCGCACCAATTCGCTTAAATTATCTCGAAAATTTTTTCTCACGTCGTCATGAATCGGATCGTCTGGAGCAATTGTATTTTTCAGGCTCCATTTGGCGTAATTTTGATATTCGACAATCCCTCGACCTGTGATCTTTTTGATGATCCAACGCAAACCCTGGTAGAGATAAGTCTGCCGAAGATTGAGAAAAGTATGATGGATCCATTTTTTATGAAAGAATTGACTCGCGCGCGTAGATAGTGAAAACTCATTGGGTCCAAAATATTCATTGTGCCCAGTGTAGATGATTAGCAAATCAGGTTCGTATTTCTTCACATCATCGAACAGTTTCAGCAAAGACAGACTATTGAACGCATTGCTGCCCAAGTTGAGCATTTCAATTTCTGGGAGATTGCGATTATATTGCAAAATGGCGCGCAGGTAATTCGGAAAAGAGGCGTGGCAGTTGTATTCGGGGAGCGTATTGTATGGATAACCAGCCGTGGTCGATCCGCCAAGGCAAAAAATACGGAAGCGGTTTCGCTTTTCCAAGTGGATGGCCCGATTCGACGCCGAGGTATTAAAAAACCGATCCTGTTCAGCAATAAAATAATCGTTGAAATAATCCTGATTCAGGTAAAGGGTCTTCTTTTTCTTATCGACTTTGAGCGGATCAAAACGGTGGGTAATAGAATTAGCCAAATATTCGAGGCTTAGCCAGACTAAAAATGGCGTGATGATGGCAATAATATAAAAAATGCCGCGCTTAAAAATCACAGTGAATTTCACGTTCCACATCCCAACTATTATCACGACACAGGTTTAAAGACGACTAATTGCTCAAAAGGCTGAGACATCATAATGAAAAATTGGCCGTTGTAATGCACAAATTTATGATACCAAGGTGAATAGACCTCTGGTACAATCGTCATGGTCAATGGAACAGCAAAGCGATAGGCAGCTATTTTATTGAACTCAAAATCGTATTGCTCGACCAAATCAAAATATACCACTTGCTCGGTGCTCAATTTTTTATTTACTCGAACAATAAAAATTCCAGTTTCATCTACATACAGATCTTCAACCAAAGGGCCTGGCTTCTTATCCTTCAAGCGATATGGTTTAAGATCCGATGGGATTTTTCTGGCTAATAATAAATTCCCTTGAAAATCATAAATGAAACCACTATCGACCGTGGTCGGCACATAGACGATCCGATGATCGGGGGTAACCCGAGAGAACGCAAAATCCAAATATTCTTTGCCTTGTTCCGTAGCTCGCGGCGTGCGAAATGTGGCTATTTGCTTCCCAATCGAATCATACGTTTCCAGGCAGTAGCCAATCAGTCGGCTGTCGTACATTCGATTGATCACGAAGCTGCCATCAGAAGCGACAGAAATATCACCTCGTCCGCGGAGGAAATGGCGAGTGACAGGCGTGCCCTTCGGCCGGAAGAATTCGAGTAACCCTAAGGTATGGACTGCCAGCAAGGTATCGACTGGGTTTGCCGAGCATAAAGTTTCATAATTTCCGCTGCCATAGCCGGCAATATTATTCACAAAATTTCCCTGTGGATCAAATCTCACAACCCCGGGGCCAATAACATCCACCACAATGATATCACCCTGAGCAGTCACATCGAGATCGGTGACCTTGCCAAAATAACTATCCATTTGTTCAGCAGGAATATTTAGACGAAAATCGGTGAGCACCATTCGATAAGTGGGAATTTTTTCGCCGCAGCAGAAAAGGCTCAGAAGCCACAGTGCGGCAAAAAATCCAGCAACTCTCAGAAGATATTTTTCATTCAAAATTCGCAATCCAGTCATAAAAAAAATCGCATGTCCAGGTTCAAATATAGCAACAAGCTAATACTTTGTCACTGAGGTCATGATGCATAAAACAATTATCGATCGGTCGGCATCATAACAGTTTGCTATCACCAAAAGCAAGATATCAAATTTGCCCAATTGCAGATGAAAAGATGGGGGACTCGGATGAAACACTTCCGAGTCCCCCGATCAGAACCATTCAGTCAATCGAATATACTGGACCAGGTTAGAATTTGAATGTCAATGAAAAACGATTGACATCATCGAGGACGTCGAATTTGGTCCATGTGTAATCGATGGTCAGACGGTAATTGCTATAAGGAACATCGAGGCCAGCGCCCAACGAAATGCCTTCATCCGTGCGGTTATAGGTTTGCTTGCTCAGCCAAGAGTCCCGATAAACCTTTTCGTTCGGATAATAGACACTGCGGGACAGGAACTGATCCTGTGTGCCCATGAAATTGAATTTGTACCCGGTTCGCACGAAGAAGGTTTTGAACAGATGCGCCTCTAAACCGCCGAGAACCATTTGGTCAGCATCGAGCGGTTTGGCCGCATCCACATAGCCCTTCAGGCCAAACAGGTCGGAATTGATCATGCTATAGGAAGCGCCGAAGCTAAATACCAATGGCAAATAGATCGGCACATAATAGTACGACATGTCCTGGCCCAGATTCTGAATTCTGGCACCAATAGTCAGATCGCGGAATCCGATTTGATAGATCGCGCCGAAGTCCATCATGAACGAGTGAATTCCGACCCCGTCGATGGTTTCGCTATAGTACTTGGCAGTCAAACCCAAGGACAATTTGTCGGTGAATTGCCGCGCGTAGCTCAGCGCGATGAAATTGGAATTATAATCGAACGTTTCGCTGGTGACGTATTCCACACCCTTCAGCCCAGGCTGGATGTCGCGGTTGGCAATGATGTCACCCACCCCAGCGATCATGCCACCGATCGCGATCGTTCCCAGATTGCCGAACGAGTGAGCCACTGCGAAAGCATTGTGGTTAAGATCGGCAATCCAGTTGTTATAAGAGAAAGTGAGTTGGGTTTCGCCAGATTTTAGCACCACGCCGGCGGGGTTCCAGAACAACTGGTTCACATCGCCCTGGGTGGTGGTCATGGCGCCAGCTAAGGCCGCCGCTTTTGCGCCAACGGCAACTTTTAGTATCGCGGCACCGGATGTCCCAGTCTTTTTCATTTCCTGTCCAAACCCGCTGCCTACGAAAATGAATAATGTCAGAATAAGCAGCGTGGAGATTATTTTATGTCTCATAGAGCACATTCTCCTATTTCATTGGTTTCAAAATTTATCATTTACCATTAGCGCATTATTGCTAAATAGCCAGTCTGCTTGCCTCCGGGATATTCGGCCACCCAGATATACAATCCGCTCTGGACTTCGGGACCATCTTTGGTGAACATATCCCAGAAAACTGTTCCGTTTTGTGGATCAAGGCCATAGTATTCAATGACGTCCATGATTTGGCCAGAGAGATCAAAAATTGTGATCTTGGTGTTTAGCGGCAAGTTGTAGAACACCACTTTATGCTCCAGGCCGACATCATGCGGGGCCTGAACTTTATAGGGATTGGGTTTTACCGCGATCTGCTTTTTGCCACTGGTTAGCTCTTTGACATCGGCTCGCGGCAAATTCAGCACGAATGGGGCACCCATATTTTTGCGACCAACCGCATCGGTCGGATAATCGGTAGCTGAGGTCGCAAACGGATAGGTCCCCATCCATTCGCCCCAACGTCCATTGAAATTGTCCTTGCCACTCTCCAGACTGGTGAAGGGACGTCCAGCGATCGTACCAGTTTCGTTGTCGAAAGCAGCGACATAGTACCAATAGGTATAGCCGAACCGCGCCTCTTTCGATTCGTCGATCCAGGCGTATTGATAAGTAGCCTTATCGGCTCCAGTATTGGCGTACTTGCTCAATTCGGCCTTCGGGATGTAGGCCATTAGTTTCCACGGTCCATGGAATCCGGGATCCCAATCGAGATCGAAGCCGGGCGGTACGCTGTTGTTCGGGTTAATGGGTTCGCAGAATTTGGCTTCTAATTCATCGTCGCTCAGACCGATGTCGTTGGGTCCTTGATGATGATAGCGATCGAGGAATCGAGTGCCAAATTTGGCGGAATTGTATTTCGGGTAAGCAGTGACCCGATAGATCTTATAACCAGCGAAATCTGGAGCGGATTCTGCCCGATTGTCCCAAACAATCAATGGTTTCACAGTAAGACCCGAGGGTTCCTGGTATTCCACGGCGCTCACTTTCATATCAGGCATTGGCGGCGGCAATGGGACTTTCCAGTTGTTTTGGTACGCCCAGCGTGCGGCTTTCAGAGCATTGCGCACGCCTTTCAAACGATAACCAGCGTATTCGACCGCCACAACTGTAATAGTCTCGCCGACCTCAAGCGAGAAGGGCCCAACTCCCACCGAAGCCCCAGAATCGAAGTTATAGATGGTCTTAGGCGTTCCGCCCTTGGTCCATAAATCTTCAGCCGGGATCTTCGGCTCGGGCGTTCCAGGGAAGTTCTTCTCCCAGTTCTCGAACCAGAAATTGGTATATTTCATATCGCCCATCGGTTGTCCACCCTTGATCGGTAGATTTTTGAATGATACTGGATCGCCGACGGTGTAAAGCGATGGGTTTGAGGTATCGAAATAGTTCGGATCTGGCTTCAGCACTTTGCCTTTCAGTTTTGCTGGATCTTCACTCTTGCCACCCTCTTCGTAGAACACACCGGTTGCCATGACGAAGTGTCCATATGGCTCGCCGATCTTGGTCCTATTCCGGGTGACATACCAACCTCGTTGGGCACCTTCGCCAATGGGATGGCTGCCGTAAATGGTCAGCTTATCAGGAGCAGAAGGACCTGCATCCATTCCACCTTGCTTTACGGCGATAAAGTGCTGACCGTTCCAGATGTCAGAGAAAATGCCCAGGGCGCTGCGATAGGCGACCTTTCGTTTGCCATCAGCCGCCCAGCGATTGGCGTCAAGATCACTCTCAGCGATACCGGTCGCCCAGCACATCGGAACATCCCAAGGGTTACCATCGGGATCTGGGCTGGCATCATATCCGGAGAGCCGCGATGCAGGCCAGGAACCCCAACTCCAGCGGCCACCACTAATCGAAATCCGCATGCTACCGAAGGTCTCTTCGCTGAAATGCATGGCCAGTGCTTCGATCTTGTGATTCTGTCGATCGATCACACCATCGCAGTTGTTGTCCTGAACGCCGGTATTGGTGAGCTCGAACTCCATCGCAATAAAGTCGTTCATATTCGCTTCGTTGAAACTGAAAGCGCGAATCCGACCCTTCACGTCCACACCGATATTGGTGGGCATGAAGAACTCATATAATTGCTGGGTCCGACTGGCATCGGTCCACAGCGCTGCACCTTTGGCATTGCCAGTCGAAGTCGGTTTCTTATCGGTATTGCCCATCGAAGCCATCCAGAAAGCGTTGCAGTAATTCCGATAATTGGCGGTATCACTGGCAACGGACTTTCGGTATTCACCGATCGGTTCGGTGGGATGATATTCGGTCATGATCAGGTTGGTGTTCCAGGTTAAAGTGAAGATATCACCAGATGGGTAATGGAAAGTAGGGGTATTCCATTGCCGCTCGAAATTGCCCATTCGGACAATCAAAAAGTTTTTCAATACGTCAGTCTTAGATTCGCTGTAATATTTATTGATGCCGCTGGGCATAAAACTCTCCCACAGGTCGCCGCAACAGATCACGCCGATGCCGGGGTAATCTATTGCCAGCGCAGAGGCACTCAAACCCATGAGAAAGATGATCATGAGGATCGATAATTTCTTTTTCAGCATTACGTTTCTCCTAAATTTAACCAGATTGAGAAAGCTTATTCACTAGTGATTGAAAGATCAGAATGACACTTCAAATCCGACGTACATCTCGCGAGCGATACCAGCTAATGGGCTGCCGTATTGATCCACTGGACGATTCAAGATGCCCCATGGATTCTTGTTGAGCTCATAGAGATTGCTATCGCCGTAATTATCGAAGGTCAGGATGTTCTCACGGTTGAATACGTTCAACATTTCGAAGAACAAACCACCGCGAATGCCAGCCACCTTCACATATTTCGTCAGCCGCATATCCACTTGGAAGAAATACTCGCCCATCAGCATCTCTTCGTAACGGAGATTGGTGACGTTCAGCTTCTTCTGGTAGCGCCATGGGCTCTTATAGGTGGCAATGGTCGACAGCTTCACATCAAATGGGAAATCCCACAATAATGACAATTTTCCCTTCCAATCATTGTAGCCGCGAGAATAGGTCGGCCAAATATAAACCACGTCCCAGTCATAATCCTTGGTGGCATTGTTATAGCTCAAGCTGGTGGTAAAGGCCGCATCCTGGTTGATCCCCGCTCCACTGATCGAAGATTTGTCGTAGGCATAGGAAATGCTCAAGTTTCCAGACAACCCGAAGACACCGAAATACCGTTGCGGCGTGGGACGCTTCCAGAAATTGAGTTCTAGACCTCGGCTATCTCGGTAGCCCCAATTGGTGTAATAAGTGTATAGCGAGAAATCTGTCTTTGTCAGGGATTTGTCCTGGT comes from candidate division KSB1 bacterium and encodes:
- a CDS encoding PorV/PorQ family protein, with translation MRHKIISTLLILTLFIFVGSGFGQEMKKTGTSGAAILKVAVGAKAAALAGAMTTTQGDVNQLFWNPAGVVLKSGETQLTFSYNNWIADLNHNAFAVAHSFGNLGTIAIGGMIAGVGDIIANRDIQPGLKGVEYVTSETFDYNSNFIALSYARQFTDKLSLGLTAKYYSETIDGVGIHSFMMDFGAIYQIGFRDLTIGARIQNLGQDMSYYYVPIYLPLVFSFGASYSMINSDLFGLKGYVDAAKPLDADQMVLGGLEAHLFKTFFVRTGYKFNFMGTQDQFLSRSVYYPNEKVYRDSWLSKQTYNRTDEGISLGAGLDVPYSNYRLTIDYTWTKFDVLDDVNRFSLTFKF
- a CDS encoding SGNH/GDSL hydrolase family protein produces the protein MKFTVIFKRGIFYIIAIITPFLVWLSLEYLANSITHRFDPLKVDKKKKTLYLNQDYFNDYFIAEQDRFFNTSASNRAIHLEKRNRFRIFCLGGSTTAGYPYNTLPEYNCHASFPNYLRAILQYNRNLPEIEMLNLGSNAFNSLSLLKLFDDVKKYEPDLLIIYTGHNEYFGPNEFSLSTRASQFFHKKWIHHTFLNLRQTYLYQGLRWIIKKITGRGIVEYQNYAKWSLKNTIAPDDPIHDDVRKNFRDNLSELVRKASERGIKVVVCTPISNLTFPPFVSHFSHQHDFAAKAQWDTLRNQASRLFEERRYDDALGVWKKIYEIDSSYADVHYYIGMNFARLEEYETASQALTRALELDALPFRARPSIQQICREVANSEHAILADTDQFFRQLSGKHYPEPSLMLDHVHPNEPGYYYLALFLAKTLVENGVFYGVKQIQYPSLEQTREALDIFDFVAYKVEYDFSKQSYLAQLAELNPAIKTVVLEIGAEAIRRAREIGEQLSKQQQAEIDQQKDKK
- a CDS encoding fused MFS/spermidine synthase codes for the protein MIHQFVYILFFCSGVSGLIYQLIWMRKLVLVFGNTTYATSGILTAFMAGLAIGSYLFGKYSDRIKSPLKLYGYLELGIGIAGILILVFFLPVSDALYKWLFGLIGNRPFIFNIVRLLLSLLVLIVPTTLMGGTLPVISKFAITQSSHFGQRLGRLYGLNTAGAVIGAFCTGFFFIYLFGVNLTLWIAIAINLVIGITALLLDRKEKSKAIGKLPQSKLRPKSAALSSDAIRRYPAPLAALVLWLFGLSGFVSLAYEVVWTRALIFFVSSTTYSFTIILTTFLVGIALGSLIVARYVDRFNRLMVWFSSFELIIAIAALATIPLLLHLHSIQLWLTKFLPSTSWTGISLQLFFTAFAILIVPTLCMGAAFPIVNRIYVESVATVGQGVGTAYMANTIGAIFGSFMAGFIIIPILGLNPSILLLACINLIIALIVLFFEKDFSVSPIRYYSLAGAGLVIFLVLASTTFTTRPVFLKTAGFFDTRLLHHKETAAATVCVLEKKDQINIWGRNVRYLNVNGHNTAHTTFSDMIIHKMLAHLPMLLTPNPKHVLVVGFGFGNTCRSFLDYDVVKTVDCVELVDYEKQTADYFRTENAGIFDDPRFNYIVNDGRNYILAARKLYNVISINSVDPKFSPNLYTEEFYRLCRARLNENGLLVAWLPIYGMNLEEVQALVKSFIKVFPNASLWYNNPEHLLLIGIKGYYPIDLKMLKARIESPKVAASLAAIHLSDPMAFLSTFYCGSQMLDQFAGEVISHSDDHPIVEFSKVATKEMVPEVYQELLKYRESILPYCIHFEALGDSETVRQQIFKHETEMKNMMAALFTYRMYGNDPQQKELVAEAIRSIRSILDAAPRNDFALMQYVDLVSHQDLTTDRKYFEQAIAIAPNFSKAHVLVGLEHANRGEWELARESFHRAIDITDQYVTAYLNLGYTEIQLQRWEAAKRAFERLIALDPDNPFAYSTVAQVYYMLEDYPNAIRAIQRAIKDQPAQPNLYFNLGRMYQKNNQIQEAIAAFERGLKLSPYDQRARLMLEELKKYK